In the genome of Gemmatimonadales bacterium, the window AGGTGCACCAGCACGCCGAAGAGAAGCCCGCCCAGCGCCACGAGCACGAGCGCCAGCGTGGCCACGTACCAGCCGGTGAGCTTCCAGCGCAGGCGCGTGAGGGGCTCGCGCCGGAGTGGCTCGCGCCCGAGGGACTCGCGCCCGAGGGACTCGCGCCGAAGCGGCTCACGCGCCAAAGCGATACCCGGCGCCGCGCACGGTGTGGATCAGCTTGGGCTCGAAGTCGTCGTCGATCTTGCGGCGGAGCCGGCGGATCAGCACCTCGAGCACGTTGGTGAACGGATCGTGGTTCTCGTCCCACACGTGCGCGGTGATGGCGGCGCGATCCACCACCGCGCCGGCGTTGAGCACGAAGAACTCGAGGAGCGCGAACTCCTTCGCGGTGAGCTCGATCGGGCGGCCGCCGCGCCGCACCGCGCGCGAGCCCAAGTCCACCACGAGGTCGGCGATCCGGTGCTCGGCGGGAAGCAGCGCGGGGCGCCGCCGCGCCAGCGCGTGGATGCGCGCCACCAGCTCGCGAAAGGCGAACGGCTTGGTGAGGTAGTCGTCGGCGCCGGCCTCGAGGCCGCGCACCCGGTCGTCCACCGCGTCGCGCGCGGTGAGCATGAGGATCGGCGTGGTGAGGCCGCGGCGGCGGAGCGCCGCGCAGAGGTCGAAGCCGTTGCCGCCCGGCAGCATGACGTCGAGCACGATCACGTCGTAGGTGCCGAGCGAGGCGCGCGCGGATGCGGCATGAAAGTCCGCCGCCGGCACCAGGTCGATGTGCTGCTCGCGGAGGCCCTCGACCAGGACCCCCGCGAGCTCGACATCATCCTCGGCGAGGAGCACCCGCATGGCCCAAACGTAGCCGGCCATGCGGCCCCGTCTATGGGGATGCTACGCGGCGCCGTCCGAGTGGGTGAGCCATGGCAGGAGCGCGCCGCCGGCGGTGTCCTGCGCGACGTGGCGCACCCCGCTCGCCACATCGGAGCCGATGGCGCGCGCCGCGCGGCCAAACATGCCCGCCGTGAGCTCGGGCGACCGGCGCGCGGCCGCGTCCGCCGGCGCCACGCCGACGCCGTGCTCGTACACCATCTTGCCGCCGAGATAGGCGCTGTAGCCGAGCGCCGCGATCGCACCCATGCCGAGCGCGAGGTAGCCGGGCTCGGCGCGGAGGCGGTTCCAGCGCCACCAGGCCATGCCGGTGGCGGCCGACACCAGCATCACGTTCAGCGTGCGGTGGGTGACGAGGATGTCGCGCGCTTCGCCTTCGGCGTTGGACTCCTCCTGCGCCACGAGCCCGAACACCGCGGAGAGCGCGGCGCTTCCGGCGGCGAGCGCCATACCCCAGCGGCCGACCTCGCGCAGCGCGCGGCCGCCGGTGCCGTCGCTGGCGTTGCCTATCGCGTCGGCGATCAGCGCCGCCGGAAGCAGCGTGAGCGGATAGTGAACCAGAGCGGGATGAATCTCCTGCAACTGCATGGCCATGGCGACGCCTCCGAGCGCGGTTCGATCCACGGTGGCACCGCGCGTGCGCCGGCGGGGTGACGCGGCTCACGGGATCGGCTCGGACGCGGCAATAGGTTACCGGGAGGCTGACGCACACCCGTACGCCGATCCGCACACAGCGCCGCGCACCGGCGGCCGCGCGTCCGCAGAGAGTACCGACAATCACCGCATACATCGAGGCAACGATGGTCAACGCATCCAACATCCGCGAGCATATGGAAGTCGTCGGCTCCGACGGCCAGCACGTCGGCACCGTCGATCACGTCGAGGGCAACGACCGCATCAAGCTCACCAGGGACGACCCTGCGTCGGGCGGCGAGCATCACTTCATCCCGCTCAGTTGGGTATCGGAGGTGGGGCAGGAGGTGCGGCTCGACAAGTCCGCGCAGACGGCAAAGCAGGAATGGCGGGCCGGGAGCTCGCGCAGCAGTGGGGGAACGCAGCAGCAGAGGATGTAAGGAGAGCAAGCGAGTAGGGCAGCAAGGAAGGCGGTAGAGGTGGGAAGAATCGCCGCCGGAGTTCGCGCGGGGGTCGCGGCCTGCAAGGGAGCGGGGGCTCCGCCGACAAGCACACAGTCGGCTCCGCCCCCGCCCCCTTGCAGGCCGCTCCCGAAGCGGAGCTTCCCTTGCCGCCTTGCCTTCCTTACCGCCTTTCGTACTTGCCCTGCACTACCCCTTTTGCCAGCACGTGTCCCCTCATCAGAAAATTGAGCTTCGCGCCCGTCGTCTCAGGGCCGGCACCATCCACCTTTGCCAGGTCCAGCGCGTACACCGTGAACACGTAATCGTGCGGGCCGTCGCCCGGGGGCGGACAGGGACCGCCGTACCTGCTCTGGCCGTAGTCGTTGTGGCCGGTTCGCCCACCGCCGGGGGATGCGCTCGAGCCCACACCGGCGTCGAGGCGGGTGACGCTCGCCGGGAGGTCGAACACCACCCAGTGCCAGAAGCCGCTGCCGGTCGGTGCGTGGGGATCGAAGATCGTGAGCGCGAAGCTGCGGGTCTCGGACGGAAAGTCGCTCCACGAAAGCGCGGGCGATCGGTTCTCGCCTCCGCACTGGTCGGCGGCCATGCTGTCCGGCAGCGTGCCGCCGGGTTCGAACGTGGTGGACGTGAGCGTGATGGGCGCCGAGTGCCTGGGCGCGTCGGGGGCCCTGACCTGGACGGTATCGGCCGTGGCGGCGGAGGAACGTGGCATCGGGTTCTCCGGAGGTTGTGACTGCGTCAAGGTAGCGGCAGCGATCGGCGTCCGGGTGTGAGCCGGCGCACGCCGGCGCCGCGCGACCGCCATCAGCGATGCATCCGCATGGTGGAATCCGCCGTCATGCCGGGCATGTGCCACTCGTCGGGCGTCGTCACGTTGCGGGCCGGGTCCTGGTACTCGGCGAGCGCCGCGTAGATCACCTCGCGCTTCCGGTCGTGCGGCACCTTGTCGGACGCGAGGATGTCCGAGATGATGTCGTGCATCATGTGCAGGTTGTCGAAGATGGCCGCGGCGCGCGGATGCGCGGCGGCGAAGTGCGGGGCCACGGCCGCGGTCATCGGCATGGTCCTGGGAAAGTTATGCGGCGGGTCCTTCACCATCGTCCAGAAGCGCGCGACCGCCGCCTGGACACCCGCCTTCTTCTCGCCGGTCGTCCGCCCCACGATCAGCGGCTCGTAGAGCCCCACCTGGAGCCAGTGGTACGCCCAGATGAGCCCGTTGAACTTGGGGAACCCGTTCCGGAACGCCTGGCTGTAGTACTGCCCGTCCATCAGCGTCATCGACTTGGGCACCGCGACGAAGGCCGACCCGGTGTTGCTCAGGTAGTAATCGGTGATGCGCTCGATGAGCGAGTCGCGCGCCGCGGGTGAGAGGCGCTCGTCCGCATAGATGTCGTAGATC includes:
- a CDS encoding DUF2231 domain-containing protein — protein: MAMQLQEIHPALVHYPLTLLPAALIADAIGNASDGTGGRALREVGRWGMALAAGSAALSAVFGLVAQEESNAEGEARDILVTHRTLNVMLVSAATGMAWWRWNRLRAEPGYLALGMGAIAALGYSAYLGGKMVYEHGVGVAPADAAARRSPELTAGMFGRAARAIGSDVASGVRHVAQDTAGGALLPWLTHSDGAA
- a CDS encoding response regulator transcription factor, yielding MAGYVWAMRVLLAEDDVELAGVLVEGLREQHIDLVPAADFHAASARASLGTYDVIVLDVMLPGGNGFDLCAALRRRGLTTPILMLTARDAVDDRVRGLEAGADDYLTKPFAFRELVARIHALARRRPALLPAEHRIADLVVDLGSRAVRRGGRPIELTAKEFALLEFFVLNAGAVVDRAAITAHVWDENHDPFTNVLEVLIRRLRRKIDDDFEPKLIHTVRGAGYRFGA
- a CDS encoding YbhB/YbcL family Raf kinase inhibitor-like protein, translating into MPRSSAATADTVQVRAPDAPRHSAPITLTSTTFEPGGTLPDSMAADQCGGENRSPALSWSDFPSETRSFALTIFDPHAPTGSGFWHWVVFDLPASVTRLDAGVGSSASPGGGRTGHNDYGQSRYGGPCPPPGDGPHDYVFTVYALDLAKVDGAGPETTGAKLNFLMRGHVLAKGVVQGKYERR
- a CDS encoding DUF2171 domain-containing protein, which codes for MVNASNIREHMEVVGSDGQHVGTVDHVEGNDRIKLTRDDPASGGEHHFIPLSWVSEVGQEVRLDKSAQTAKQEWRAGSSRSSGGTQQQRM